A window of the Gordonia humi genome harbors these coding sequences:
- a CDS encoding low specificity L-threonine aldolase, with translation MTADSTAPQTDFASDNYAGTHPEVMSALAEANRGRAVAYGDDPVTARLATTITEHFGEQARAYPVFTGTAANVLSLQALLPRWGAVVTAATAHIVTDEGGAPEHVAGLKLLPVDAPDGRIGPELIDAAAADLGDRQRAQPAAVSITQATELGTVYSAAQIRAVSDAAHAHGMRVHMDGSRLANAAAHLNLPLRALTVDVGVDVLSLGGTKNGAMGAEAVVVLNPDAVSGVEYLRKSSAQLASKMRFLSAQLVALYDGDLWLRNAAHANAMATRFRTLIEASDSPIEVTRPTQANAVFAALPAGVADALRTRFRFYDWNPATGEVRWMFAFDTTEADVDEFAAAVVGALPR, from the coding sequence GTGACCGCCGATTCCACCGCGCCGCAGACCGACTTCGCGTCCGACAATTACGCGGGCACCCACCCCGAGGTCATGTCCGCGCTGGCCGAGGCCAATCGCGGCCGAGCCGTCGCCTACGGCGACGATCCGGTCACCGCTCGGCTGGCGACGACGATCACCGAGCACTTCGGCGAGCAGGCCCGCGCCTACCCCGTGTTCACCGGGACGGCGGCGAACGTTCTATCGCTCCAGGCGCTCCTGCCCCGGTGGGGCGCGGTGGTCACGGCGGCGACGGCGCACATCGTCACCGATGAGGGCGGCGCGCCCGAGCATGTCGCCGGACTCAAACTTCTTCCGGTCGATGCTCCGGACGGCCGGATCGGCCCGGAACTGATCGACGCGGCCGCCGCCGATCTGGGCGACCGGCAGCGAGCGCAGCCGGCCGCCGTGTCGATCACCCAGGCCACCGAGCTGGGCACCGTGTACTCCGCCGCGCAGATCCGCGCGGTCAGCGACGCGGCGCACGCCCACGGCATGCGGGTGCACATGGACGGGTCGCGACTGGCGAACGCGGCCGCACACCTGAACCTGCCGCTGCGCGCACTCACCGTCGACGTCGGTGTGGACGTGCTGAGTCTGGGCGGCACCAAGAACGGTGCGATGGGCGCCGAGGCCGTCGTCGTGCTGAATCCCGACGCCGTCTCCGGCGTCGAATACCTCCGCAAGTCGTCGGCGCAGCTGGCCTCCAAGATGCGGTTCCTGTCGGCCCAGCTCGTCGCCCTCTACGACGGCGACCTGTGGCTGCGCAACGCCGCGCACGCCAATGCGATGGCCACCCGGTTCCGCACTCTGATCGAGGCGTCGGACTCCCCGATCGAAGTCACCCGGCCGACGCAGGCGAACGCGGTGTTCGCCGCCCTGCCCGCGGGCGTCGCCGACGCACTCCGGACCCGGTTCCGGTTCTACGACTGGAATCCGGCGACCGGCGAGGTCCGGTGGATGTTCGCCTTCGACACGACCGAAGCGGATGTCGACGAGTTCGCCGCCGCGGTGGTCGGCGCTCTTCCTCGGTGA
- a CDS encoding LysE family transporter, which yields MTVSTWWALLGACLLISLTPGAGAVNTMNNALNVGFRRSVWGILGQQTALLVQLVVVAAGLGVVIANSPTAFDVIRYCGAAYLGYLGVRRILDAPADADADDSEIAPARESARSMFGRGMWVNLLNPKAIVFLLAFIPGFVAPERDPFVQYGLIALTVVAVDITVM from the coding sequence GTGACCGTCTCCACGTGGTGGGCGCTTCTCGGCGCCTGCCTGCTGATCAGTCTGACGCCCGGCGCCGGTGCGGTGAACACGATGAACAACGCGCTCAACGTCGGTTTCCGGCGGTCGGTCTGGGGAATCCTCGGTCAACAGACCGCGCTGCTCGTCCAACTCGTCGTGGTCGCCGCCGGCCTCGGCGTCGTCATCGCGAACTCTCCGACCGCATTCGACGTGATCCGCTACTGCGGTGCCGCGTACCTCGGCTACCTCGGTGTCCGCCGGATACTCGACGCCCCGGCCGACGCCGACGCCGACGACTCGGAGATCGCGCCGGCACGCGAGTCGGCGCGGTCGATGTTCGGTCGCGGCATGTGGGTCAACCTGCTGAACCCCAAGGCCATCGTCTTCCTCCTCGCGTTCATCCCCGGATTCGTCGCCCCCGAACGCGACCCGTTCGTTCAGTACGGGCTGATCGCGCTCACGGTCGTCGCCGTCGACATCACGGTGATGTGA